In Acipenser ruthenus chromosome 6, fAciRut3.2 maternal haplotype, whole genome shotgun sequence, the following proteins share a genomic window:
- the LOC117411489 gene encoding trace amine-associated receptor 1-like produces the protein MNFSQSGISGSTQFCYESTLGSCPKITFPIIARVPLYLFLGAAITVTVCGNMLVIISIAHFKQLHTPTHFLLLSLAAADFLQGGFVMPPSMIRSVENCWYFGDLLCKVHTSTDITLSTASLWNMFFISIDRYYAVCHPLRYRNKITVFVTVNMIFISWTLAAVSGFGLIFIELNIQGIEDTYDHLDCVGGCFLVLSAASAITSSLLFFYIPGFVMICIYLKIFLVARKQARSIRDTALARQTAEEKKNATSLKREMKAARTLGITMGVFLLCWSPFFTFLNVDPFINNSTPHILVDFMLWFAYLNSAFNPFIYALFYNWFRKAFRVIIFGKIFQNNSSSIQLLTN, from the coding sequence ATGAATTTCAGTCAAAGTGGGATCTCTGGAAGCACACAGTTCTGTTATGAATCTACCCTTGGGTCATGTCCTAAAATCACCTTTCCAATCATTGCCCGTGTTCCACTGTACTTGTTCCTGGGGGCAGCGATCACAGTCACGGTTTGTGGAAACATGCTGGTCATCATCTCCATAGCACATTTCAAGCAGcttcacacacccacacattttCTTCTCCTCTCTCTGGCAGCTGCTGACTTTCTCCAGGGAGGATTTGTAATGCCTCCCAGCATGATCCGATCGGTTGAAAATTGCTGGTATTTTGGGGACTTACTTTGCAAAGTCCACACCAGTACAGATATCACACTTAGCACAGCTTCCCTATGGAATATGTTCTTCATTTCCATTGACCGCTACTATGCAGTGTGCCATCCTCTTAGATACAGAAACaaaattactgtatttgttaCAGTTAATATGATATTCATTAGCTGGACCTTAGCTGCAGTTAGTGGATTTGGATTAATATTTATAGAATTAAACATACAAGGTATAGAAGATACATATGATCATTTAGACTGTGTAGGAGGTTGCTTTCTGGTTCTAAGTGCAGCATCAGCCATTACTTCatccttattatttttttacatcccAGGATTTGTTATGATATGTATCTATCTTAAAATATTTCTTGTGGCAAGAAAACAGGCCAGGTCAATTAGAGACACAGCACTCGCAAGGCAAACagctgaagaaaagaaaaatgcaacatcaCTGAAGAGAGAAATGAAAGCTGCAAGGACCCTGGGGATAACAATGGGGGTCTTTTTACTCTGCTGGTCACCATTTTTTACATTCCTTAATGTGGATCCTTTCATTAATAACTCAACTCCACACATTTTAGTAGATTTTATGCTCTGGTTCGCTTATTTAAACTCTGCATTTAATCCTTTTATTTATGCTTTATTTTATAATTGGTTCAGAAAAGCATTCAGAGTTATTATATTTGGCAAAATCTTTCAAAACAATTCTTCCAGTATACAATTGTTAACtaactaa
- the LOC117411475 gene encoding trace amine-associated receptor 1-like, whose product MSSNFSNTVVMTLCYESISGSCPRQVRPFSIRFPMYMFMVIAIIVTVLGNLLVIISIAHFKQLHTSTNYLLLSLAVCDLLLGGFIMPCSAIRSVEGCWYLGDFFCKIHTSTDIMLSTASVFHLSFISIDRYFAVCDPLRYRTKITPVVILIMIIISWVVPGVISFGMIFLGLNLKGIEDFYYGHCAGGCIVFLSEASVSSILTLFVPGLIMLGIYLKVYLVARKQAKSIHDVTQQFHTATGMSRQRERKAAKTLGIVMGVFLICWTPFIVCNSIDPFINYSAPPMLLDALVWFGYLNSAFNPIVYAFFYNWFRKALRIIMLGQIFKRDSSLSILFAD is encoded by the coding sequence ATGAGCTCCAACTTTAGTAACACTGTAGTCATGACTTTGTGTTACGAATCTATAAGTGGGTCTTGTCCTAGACAAGTTCGACCATTCAGCATTCGTTTTCCAATGTACATGTTCATGGTAATAGCAATAATAGTCACAGTGTTGGGGAATCTACTGGTCATCATCTCCATAGCACATTTCAAGCAGCTTCACACATCTACAAATTACCTTCTCCTCTCACTGGCAGTATGTGACCTTCTCCTGGGGGGATTTATAATGCCCTGCAGTGCCATCCGATCAGTGGAAGGCTGCTGGTATCTGGGAGACTTCTTTTGTAAAATCCACACCAGCACTGACATCATGCTCAGTACAGCTTCTGTTTTCCACCTGTCTTTCATCTCTATTGATCGCTACTTTGCTGTTTGCGATCCGCTGAGATACAGAACCAAAATTACACCTGTTGTCATACTCATCATGATTATCATCAGCTGGGTGGTTCCTGGGGTAATATCATTTGGAATGATTTTTTTAGGCCTCAATTTGAAAGGCATAGAGGATTTTTATTATGGACACTGTGCTGGGGGCTGTATTGTGTTTCTCAGTGAAGCTTCAGTCTCCTCTATCCTTACTTTGTTTGTCCCAGGCCTCATCATGTTGGGCATTTACTTAAAAGTTTATCTTGTAGCCAGAAAACAGGCCAAATCCATTCATGATGTCACACAACAATTTCACACTGCCACAGGAATGTCAAGGCAAAGGGAGAGAAAAGCTGCAAAAACCTTAGGGATTGTGATGGGGGTTTTTCTCATCTGCTGGACTCCATTTATTGTGTGTAACAGCATTGATCCCTTTATTAATTACTCAGCTCCACCAATGTTGCTTGATGCTCTAGTCTGGTTTGGTTACTTAAACTCTGCATTTAACCCCATAGTGTATGCCTTCTTTTACAACTGGTTCAGAAAAGCACTAAGGATTATTATGCTTGGTCAGATATTTAAAAGAGATTCTTCTCTAAGTATATTATTTGCAGATTAA